Part of the Gordonia crocea genome is shown below.
GGGCGCCCGTTGGGCACGAGCTGGGCCACCTTGCGGTCGATTTCCGAGTCCGCCGGGTCACCGAGCCGCAACTCCAGGCGGGTTCCGATGAGGTCCTTCACCGCGGGCCGGATCTCCATCCAGCGCGATGCGGTCAGCACCAGGTGGATGCCGTAGGACAGACCCTGGCCCGCCAGCGCGGTCAGCTGCTCTTCGAGCATCTCGTATTCGCCGCGGATGACCGACCAACCATCGACGACGAGGAAGACGTCGCCGAACTCGTCCTCGAGCACCGGGTCGTCGGCGCCAGCCGCCAGGGCCGCCCTCTTGCGGCGTCGGAAGTCGCGGATCGACTCGATTCCCCAGTCCCGGAACCGAGCCTCCCGTTGACGCAGCAGGGCGACCATCTCGGCGACGGTCCGTCGCGCCCGGTCGTCCTCCATCCGCGTGGCAACCGATCCGACGTGGGACAGTCCGGCGAGGCCGGTCAGCGTCCCGCCACCGAAATCGAGGCAGTAGAACTGGGCTTCGGCCGGCGAGTGCGTGGCGGCGGTGGCCATGATGAACGAGCGAACCGTCGTCGACTTGCCCGATTGCGGCCCGCCGACGATCGCGACGTGGCCCTGCGCCCCGGATACGTCGACGTAGAGGGTGTCCCGACGCTGATCGTAGGGCCGGTCCTCGATGCCCAAGGGCACCACGAGCGCCCCGCGGACGACGTCGGGGGAACGCCAATCGTCGTTCGGGAACAGGTTGTTGACCGCCGGCGACGCCTCCAACGGCGGGAGCCAGACTTCGTGCGCGGGACGCCCGTGGCCGACGAGGCGGCTGACGACCATGTCCAGCAGCGTCACCGTGCGGCCGTCGCGGATCAACGGTTGCGGTTCGGCGCTCGGGCGGACTGCGGCCGGTTCGTCGGAAGTCGACTCGACGGCGTCGACGGCCACCGGGCTGGCGGTGAACAGCTTCAGCGCTCCCCCGCCCAACGTGCGCCGTCCCAGGCCGGAACCGCCGCCGGCCTCGTCCACCCCGGGCAGGTACGGACCGGAGACGTAGGAGGCGTTGAACCGCACCGGATCGTCGGCGTCGGACTTGAGGAAGGCCGAGCCGGGCAAGCTGGGCAGGTGGTAGGCGTCGGGAACGCCGAGGACCGCCCGGGACTCCGCCGCGGAGAACGTCTTCAGGCCGATTCGGTAAGACAGGTGCGAGTCCAACCCGCGCAGCTTGCCCTCCTCCAGGCGCTGCGATGCGAGCAGCAGGTGCACGTGCAGCGAACGTCCGAGGCGGCCGATCATGACGAACAGCTCGGCGAAGTCCGGCTTCTGCGATAGGAGTTCGGAGAACTCGTCGACGACGATGAACAGCGCCGGGAGCGGGTCCAGCTCGGCGCCGTTGCGACGAGCCTTCTCGTAGTCTCCGACGTTGGCGAAGTTGCCCGCAGAGCGCAGTAGTTCCTGCCGCCGATTCATCTCGCCCGCCAGCGCATCGCGCATGCGGTCGACCATCGCGAGTTCCTCTTCGAGGTTCGTGATGACTGCGGCGACGTGCGGCAGTTCGTCGAGCCCGAGGAACGTCGCACCGCCCTTGAAGTCGACCAGGACGAGGTTCAGCGCGTCGGGCGAATGGGTGGCGACCATGGACAGCACCAGGGTGCGCAGAAACTCCGACTTACCCGAGCCGGTGGCGCCGATACACAGACCGTGCGGGCCCATCCCGTACTCGGCCGCTTCCTTGATGTCCAACTCCATGGGACTGCCGTCGCGACGGATGCCGATCGGAACACGCAGTCGTTCCCGCGCCGACCGGGTCCGCCACACGACCGCCGGATCGATTCGCCCGGCATCGCCGGCGCCGATCAGCCGCATCAAGCCAGGGTCCGACACCTCGGTGTCGGGAGTCAGGTTGACCAACTGCGCGGCCGTGGCGAGGCGATAGCGCGCCATGCGACGGGCAATCGTCTCGGCGAGCGAGACGCTGACCTGGTCGGCCACGGCGAACTCCTCGGAGTCGGTGGCCGTGCGCGCCGCCAGCACCCCGTCGTCTTTGATCTCCAGCTGCAGGCCCTTGCGGGCGGTCAACTCGTACGCCGCGCCGCGGATGTCGATAACCGTCACCGAGTCCAGGCCGCCGTCGTTGATGACCGGTTCACTACCGGAGACGTACCCGTCGGCCAGCACGACCACCCACTGCACGCGCCCCTGGGTCGGCGGGGCGCTGCGCGCCCATCGGCCGCGTTCGATGAGGTCGGGTCCGTGGTTCTTGTCGAAGTCGCCCAACGAGCGGTACAACATGCGGGCCGGACCGATGCCATCGGTCTCGGCCGGGTGCAGGGCGTGCGGCACCCACTTCAACCACGACCACGCCTCGGCGTCGGGGTCGGCGCAGATCACCGCGATGCGCACGTGGTCGGGCCCGTGCATCGTCGCGATCTGTACCAGCATCGATCGCAACAGCGCGTGGACCCGCTCCGTTGAGCCCTCGATTCCGATTGAGGCGAAACCGCGCATCGACACCGCGGTCGGCATCCCCCGCGCCACGGTGTGGGAGCGGATGAAGCGGCGCAGGGCCATCATCGACACCGGTTCCAGGTCTTCCAGCGGCCCGGTGTCCGGCGGTGAGAGGCGCGTCGCGAGCCGCTGCGAGCCGATGCCGACGCGGACATGGCAGAAGTCGGGGTCGTCGGGGCGGCGCTCCCACATGCGGGTGCCGCCGATCGCGGGCAGCAGGGCCGCTGGCTCGGGGTGCGACCAGGCCAGCGAGTCGTGCTGATCCTTGGTCGTCGTCTCCACTTCCTCGCGCATCCGCCCGAGGTAGCGCAGATAATCCTTGCGTTCTTCATTCAACTCGGCGGCGCGCTTGCCGTTGCCCCGGTTGCCGCCGCCGAAGAACATGCCGGCCATCGAGACCATCATCATCATCGGGAACATCAGCATCATCGGGTTGCGCAGGGCTGCGGACCCGCCGATGGTGATGAACAGGGCGATCATGCCGACCATCGCGACGACCATGACGACGGGCAGTAGACGCAACAGGATGTTCGGCGGCACTGCGCGCGGGATCTCGGGCGGCGGCTGAAGCGCCAAATCTCCGCCGGGCGGACGCGGTTGTTTGCGTCGGGCCCGCCGGACGAATCCATCGGTCGTCATAGCGCCCCCCACCCGTGCCCGGTCGATACGGCCGCGAATGCTGCGGCGATTTTGGCCGTCGCAATGCTAACGCACGAGGCGTGGCGAGTTGGCGGGAGGCGGGCTCGTGTAGCATCCCCGACGGCTGATTAGAGGGGGCTTGCAGGTGACTGATCCTTTGTCATCGACGGCAGATTCGACTGATTCGGCATCCGGTGCCGACGTGATGGCGACGGAACTGACGCGGATCTCGGTGCTGTGCGGTCGTCGCCAGATCGACGTCGGCGTACCGTCCGAGGCTTCCGTCGCGGCGCTGTTGCCCGAACTCGCCCGCCTGTTGCTGCGCAACGAATTCGACGAGCCCGCCGAGGTGCCCCCGGATCTGACCGAGCAGTGGACGTTGAGCCGAGTCGGCCAGCGGCCCCTCGACGACAACCTCTCCCTCGCCTCTGCTGGTGTCCGCGACGGTGACCTCCTGGTGCTTCGCACCGAGTCGACCACCGAGATCCCGGTCATCTATGACGACGTGATCGAGGCGATCGCGGGTATCAACGCCCGTGAGTTCGGGTCGTGGTCGCCGCGCTCGGCGCGCTGGATGGGCGCGATCGCCATTGCGGCAGCCACGCTTGCCGGGACCATCACCGTGCTGCCCGCCGCATCCGACCCAAATCGCTGGGGTGCCCTCGCTGTTGCCGCTGTCGGCGCCATCCTGTTCCTGGTGGGCGCGATGGTCAGCGTGCACCGCCTCGGCGACCGCACCGTGGGTGCGTTGCTGACGTGCGCGTCCTGTACCGCCGCATTCGCTGCCGGCTGGCTCGTGGTCGGATCCGCCCATGTGGCATTGGCGTTCTTCCTCGGATTTGCCCTCGCCGCCGTCGTCGCGATCCTTTCGCTGCGGGTGACGACGGGGAGTCCCCTGGCACACATGGCGCTGATCTCCGGAGCGACGCTCGCGGCCGTCGGTGCGCTACTGCAGACCTTGTGGGGCGCTGAGTTGGAGAAGTCGACGGCCATCATCGCGGTCACGGCCATGTTCGCCGCGTTCGTCGGCCCCCGATTCACAATTCTGTTGGCGCGCCTGCCCATTCCGACGGTGCCCAACGTCGGTGAGCCGTTGGCCGACGACGATTCCGACCCGGCGATCAACGTCGAACAGGGTGTCGCAGCCATTGCGAACCTGGCGATGCCGCAGTCGCAGGCGTTGGAGATCCGCGCCAAGGCCGCCAACAGTTACCTCGCCGGCCTGGTGCTGGGCAGTTCGGTCGTCGCTGTCGCCGCTGCGACGGTCACCGCCTACCCGTACCGCGGCGCCCATTGGCAGGCCTTCCTGTTGGCCCTGTTGGTCAGCATCGGTATCGCCTCCCGCGGACGGCTGCACCGCGATGTCAGCGCGGCCGGTGCGATGATCGGCGCCGGCTTGGCCGGCGCCATCGGACTGGGCATCATGGTCATCCTCACCGGCGGCTGGTGGGCGATCGTCGGCTACGCCGGACTCCTCATCGTGGCCGCCGGCGCGGGCTATGCCGGCGTGATCGTCGCCAATCGGGACTACACACCGCCGATCCGTCGAGCGGGCGAAATCCTCGAATACGTCCTCATCACCATCTGTGTCCCGCTCGCAGCGGGGATCGCCGGGCTGTTCGGCCTGGCCCGCGGGCTCTGAATCCATGGCGCGCCCGAGCCTGCTCCGCCGCGGCACCGCGGCCCGTCTGGCGGCGGTCGCCATCGTCGTCGGCGGGTCCCTCGGTGCCCCGATGGCCACCGCCATCACTCCGCCGAAAGTGAGCGGCGGACCTCCCGGTGCGGGTCCGGTGGCCCCGTCGGAACCGACGCAGCAGAGTGTGGTGTGTGCCGAGCCGGCGACCAATGGCACCGACGTCACCATGCCGTCACCCCCGTTCGCCTCACTGGAGATCGCCAAGGCGTGGGCGTTCTCCCGGGGCGCCGGTCAGCGCGTCGCCGTCATCGACACCGGCGTCACCCCGCAGCCGCGACTACGGGTCGTACCGGGCGGCGACTACGTGTCCGCCGGCGACGGCACCGCCGACTGCGACGGCCACGGCACCGCAGTGGCCGGTCTGATCGCCGCCAAACCCAGCACCAACGACGCGTTCGCGGGCGTGGCCCCCGAGGCCACCATCATCGCGATCCGCCAATCCAGTCCCTCGTTCCGCGAGAAGAACAGCAGCGACGGGAACAAGTCCGGCAAGACCAGCAACGGCTACGGAAACACGACGACGATGGCCCGCGCCATCGTTCGTGCGGTCGAACTGGGTGCCACGGTCATCAACATCTCCCAGGTCGCGTGCATGAGTGCCGGATCGGCTGGACAAGAGGGCCGCGACCTGGGACGGGCGTTGGCGTGGGCGTACCGGCGCAACGTCGTGGTGGTGGTCGCCGCCGGCAATATCGGTAATTCGTCGGGCTGCAAGCCGCAGAACCCGCCACCGGCGACGTCGGATCCGTGGACCTCGGTCACCACCGTCGCGACTCCGGCCTGGTACTCCGACTACTCGCTGGCCGTCGCGTCGGTCGAATCCGATGGTTCGGTGTCGCAGTTCAGCCTCGCCGGGCCGTGGGTTGCCGTCGCCGCCCCCGGCTCCGACATCGTTTCTCTCTCGTCGCGGCGCAAGGGCCCCGAGATCATCAACGGCGAAATCGCGCAAGGTAAGTTCGTTCCGTTGCAGGGCACGAGTTACTCCGCCGCGTACGTCTCCGGTCTCGCCGCCCTGGTCCGCGCCCGCTACCCCAAGATGACGGCGGGCGAGGTGATGGACCGCATCCGCCGGACCGCGCACGGCCCGGGCCCGCGGGACACCTCGATCGGATACGGGATCATCGACCCCGTCGCCGCGCTGGCCGACGAGGTGCCGCCCAGTTCGATGCTGGCTCAGCCCTACGCCACCGGGAAGGTCGCCGCGCCTCCGCCGGAACCGACGAAGTCGTGGGCTCCGTGGATCGCGACGGGGGGCGCGTTGCTCGGCGGCATTGTGCTGCTTCTCGCCGTGTTCACGCGGACCCGGCCCGCGCACGACCGGCGCAAGCTCGTTGAGGGCATCGACTTCTGACGTCGCGGCAGCGACTAGCGCTCACCGTCGCGACAGCGACTAGCGCTCACCGTCGCGGCAGCGACTAGCGCTCACCGCTTGCAATGTCGTTGTGGGTGACCAGCGCTGCCTCGCGTGAAAGCATCGGCCCGGACGGAAGCAGCGACACCACCGCCCACGGGGCACGCTGCGGCTCCGGCAGATTCAGTGTCGCCACCTGGTCGTCGGGCACGGCATAGCGGACGCCGGTGTCGCTGATGAAGAAGTACGAGTCGGCCCGCTTGCTGTCGGAGGTGCTCCCCGTGGTGCGGACCGCCCAGCCCTTGCCCGGCGGCAGTGCCACCTCGTCGGCCTGCGCCCCGGTCCGCTTACCGGCGACGACGGACATCAGCTTCGCCCCGGCCGGCACCGGCAGATCGGCTCCGCTAACCACCGCGATACCGGCCGGCGTCCAGTCGTAGCACAGCGCGACCGGGTTCCCGATCACGCGCGGCGCCTGCTTGGGGTAGGACTCGACGCTCAGTGTGCGGACCCGCGGGACACCGGCGAGGTCGGCCGGGCGCACCGGCACGACCGACGAGCGGTAGCGGACCTGGATCATCGATGCCACGAGCTTGGTGATCGGTTCGATTCCGTCTTTGGTCAGGGCGAACATTTCCTTGCCGGTGACCGCGTCGGATTCGAGGATCGACCCGATGGTCGCCGACTTCGGCAACGAGAACCGATTCGGCTTGCCGACGTCGGCAATCGTGGGCGCGACGATCGCGCGCGACGCGGGGATCGCGTTGAGCAGCGCACGCGACACCGGGCGCCCCTTCAAACCCTGCAGCTTCAGCGCGTCAACGACGGCATAGGAATCAGTGTCGACCTCGGCCCGCGTGTTGTTGGTGATCAAGTACGCCTTACCGTCGACCTGCACCAGCGCGGCCGTCGACGATCCGAGGCGCTGTCCCGCCCCGATCCCGCCGACGATGACGGACACGGTGATTCCACTGCTCTCGTTGTTCGGGTTGGAGGTCTTGTCGCAGACCGCCCAGTTGCTGTCGCTGCCGGCGCCGTGCGCATCCAACGACCACGGGGCGCCGGGGATGCCGATCAGCGGCCCACGCGGGTACTTGTCGAGCAGCGACTCCTTCACCGACTTGGGCACCTCGGCCGATCCGGTGGCGAGCCGCGCCGAGGCGAGGTTGAGCACCGGGTGTACCCGGTCGCCGACGACGGCGAACAACGATCCCGACGTCTTTGACACCAGGATCTTGGCGTCGCCGACCGATCCCTGCGGCTTGAAGAACGACATGACCAGCCCGACGAGGATGATCAGCACCGTGAAGACCGCGCCTACCATCAGCGACTTCACCTGGGCGCTCATCGGATCCTGGATCATGCGCACATCACGGCGGACCAGCGCGTGCTCGAGCCGACGCACCAAGAACCGATAGCCGTTGACTTGAGGCTTCGTGGTGCGTTTCGCCATTGAGTGGATCCCCCGGTCATGGCCACCGGGTGGCCGGCGGCGCGCAGTCGTCGCTACGACGATACTTGCCTGCCCGCAGGCGCTGACCACCCGTCCTGCTAGCATCTCCCGTCGTGAGGTGGGGAGCGAAAGGCCGTGCGACTGATGCGACGCCGCTGGTAGCCGGCCGGACCGCATTGGCACCGGCGGGCACCGTTCTCATGCACCCCGACGGGCAGTACCGGCCCCCGCGGCCCGACACGTCGCCGCTCACCGAACACCCGCAACCGCTGTACAAATCGGTGCCGTTGTGGACCATCGTCGTCGCCGAACTTCTCGCTCTGGGCCTATTCGTACTACTGACCCTCACCCCCCTGGCGTGGTGGGCGAACGCACTGATCACCGTCGTCGTCGCCATTGCACTCGCCATGGCCCTGGCCACCCCGCGCGGGGGCATGCCCTTGGGCGCCCACATCCAGCGGCGCCTGGCGTTCGTGCGCCGCGGGCGCGGCGAGAAGTCCACGCAACGCCCGCCGTTCGACGTTCCCACACCCGACGGCGGGCTGATCGGCCTGTTCTGGGACGGCACCGAACTGCTATCCGCGCTTCGGATCGCCACCCGTCCGGGCGAACTGACCAGGCTGAGTCCCGGCGTCGGGCCGGAGCGGACGCTGAACGTCGGCACCATCGCCCGCGCACTCCACCAGTTCGACATCGAAGTGACGTCGATCGACATCATCACCCACGGCTGGCAGACGCGGACCAGTCCGTATCTGGCCCGCGTGTACACCGAACTGATCGGGACGCTCGGCGCGGTGGCGCACCAGGACGTGTTCTTGGTCATGCGACTCAACCCGTCGCACTGTCCCGACGCCGTCGTATCCCGCGGCGGCGGTCCGGCCGGTGCGCTGCGCACCGCCATGTCGGCGACGCGCCGGCTGGCCAACCGGATGGCCGCCGAGTCCTATCACGCTACGGCCCTGACCGCCGCCGAGATCACCGCGCTCTCGAGCCAGCTGTTGGATGGGATGCGGCTGCCGAACGCGTCCGAGACGTGGGGCGGGGTCGACTGGGCAGGCTATCGCAGTACCGTGTACTCGCTCGGTCCAGGCCTGGATGTCGCTGCGTTGCAGGACATTTGGTCGCATCCGGGAATCTCGGTGACCACACGCACGGCGGTCCAGAACGACGGTGGGTCGGGTATGCACGCTATCGACACGTTGGTGCGCTACGGCACGACGGGCCCGCTCAGCCAGCCACCGGTACCCGAGCTGACCCTCCTCGAGGGGTATCAGCTGCCGGCATTGCGGTCGACGCTGCCGTTGGGTCGGCAACACTTCCCCGCCGCCGAGGGCCTGGGCACCGTGGAGGACCTCGACGCGATCCACCTCGCCGTCGGCGGCTGTGGCCAATTGGTGGGCGCCGACGAGCAAGGCCGGGCCGTCGCGATGAACCTCTTCGGCCCCGGCGTGAAACGCGTCGAGGTCTGGGGCGGTTTGACGCTCGCGCAGCAGATCGTGTTGCGTGCCGGAATCATCGGCGCCCGAATCCTCATCGACACCGACCGCCCTGAGGTGTGGCGCACGATGGTCGACGCGGTGGCGGCCCCGGCCAGTCTCTGGGTGTCGTCGTGGCGGATGCCGGCCCAACCGGGCATCCCGCAGTACACCTTGTGCCTGCTCGATTCCGATGACGCGGTCGAGGATCCCGCGATCCCCACCCACATCCGCGTCAACCGTCGGCCCGCAGCGTCACTGTCCCTGCAAGAGGGCGTCGACGTCGCCTTCCACCAGAACGCCGACGATCCGACGACGGTCACCGTCGTCAGTCCCGGTTCCCGCACCAATCTGCGCCTCGTGTCGACCAACGAGGAACGCCAATTGTTCGCGTCCCAGAAGGTGAGATAGCCCGCCGTCGGTCCAACGCAACAGTGCCGAGGTTTACTGCCACAGAGCGGCAGCAAACCTCGGCACTATCGGTATGAATCAGACCCAGGTGTTGGCGATTGCCTTGTTGGTGCCGTTCATGTTGTCACTGCCCTGCGAGGCGGCGTTGATGATGTTGCCGAGCACGCCCTGCAACTCCTCCGAGCCCTGCAGCCACTTGGTGTAGGCGGCGCGGAAGGCCTCGGCCGACTCCGGGTCCTCCCACAGCGACTGCGTGGAGTTCTTGATACCGGTCATGTCCTGCACCAGCTGAATGAGCTGGGTCTTCTGCTGCGTGGCCTCGGCCATGACACTCGCGATGCCTGCGTAGTTGTAGTGGATCATTGAAGTGTTCCTTTCGAAGGTGAGTCGTCGTCAGACGTTCATGTTGAGGCCGCCGCCGGCGGACTTCACCGCAGCCGTGGTGTCGTCTTCCTGGGCGCCGTACTTGGTGAGGCTCGCCTGCAGTTTCTGGATCATCTCGTCCATCGCCGTGCTCATCTTCTGAGCCGCACTGTTGTACTCGTTGCTGACAACGGTGAAGGCCGCCTGCGCATCGCCCTTCCAGACCCCGCTGCTCTGCTCCATGGTGGAGCGGACGCGCGAGAGCAGACCGTTCATCTCTCCGTGGACACTCTCGGCCTTCGACTTGGCCGCCTGCATCCCTGCGATATCAATCTGAGTTCCAGCCATCTGGACTCTCCTTTCTGAGTGACCTCAGCATCCGGCGATCGAAAGCCTCGGCATACATGAAGCGGCACGGGCCGCCCTTCTTCCCCCGGCAAGCACTGACCATGTCAGGCCCCCTCGGGTAGCTCGATAAGCAGTCGGGCCAGTGCGTCGCGCACACGTTCCCGACTTCCCGGGGCGATGGTGGTCCACCGCCGTGGATCACCGAACTCGGCGAGCGCGGTGGAGACGATCCGCCCGTACGGCGTGTCGAGGATTGCGACCACGCGCGGGACGGTCAACGCCGAATGGTACAAGACGATCTCAGTCTGACCAGTGCAAGTCGTGAGGAGCGTCCCCAGTTGGCCGGCCAGCGTCGCGTCCTCGCCAAGTGCTGCGAACGCGGCGGCATATTCCTGCGCGGTGCGCGCCGAGGCCATGTGGCGGTCCAGATCATCACTGGGACACCGGAACTCGCCAATCCGCGCCGGCGCACCGACACCCAGGTGTGGGACAAGCGCCGCGACGACCAACTCGCCGTCGCGCGGGAGGGTCTGCGGTGTGAGGGTGAAGGTTTCGCCTTGTCGAACGACGAGGAGCCGGGCACTGCCGCGTGCGACCAGGCACAGCCGCAGTATCTGCTGCGGGTCGATCCGGCGGCACTCGATGGTCCACGCCGGGTTGGCCAGCGCGCG
Proteins encoded:
- the eccCa gene encoding type VII secretion protein EccCa, which produces MTTDGFVRRARRKQPRPPGGDLALQPPPEIPRAVPPNILLRLLPVVMVVAMVGMIALFITIGGSAALRNPMMLMFPMMMMVSMAGMFFGGGNRGNGKRAAELNEERKDYLRYLGRMREEVETTTKDQHDSLAWSHPEPAALLPAIGGTRMWERRPDDPDFCHVRVGIGSQRLATRLSPPDTGPLEDLEPVSMMALRRFIRSHTVARGMPTAVSMRGFASIGIEGSTERVHALLRSMLVQIATMHGPDHVRIAVICADPDAEAWSWLKWVPHALHPAETDGIGPARMLYRSLGDFDKNHGPDLIERGRWARSAPPTQGRVQWVVVLADGYVSGSEPVINDGGLDSVTVIDIRGAAYELTARKGLQLEIKDDGVLAARTATDSEEFAVADQVSVSLAETIARRMARYRLATAAQLVNLTPDTEVSDPGLMRLIGAGDAGRIDPAVVWRTRSARERLRVPIGIRRDGSPMELDIKEAAEYGMGPHGLCIGATGSGKSEFLRTLVLSMVATHSPDALNLVLVDFKGGATFLGLDELPHVAAVITNLEEELAMVDRMRDALAGEMNRRQELLRSAGNFANVGDYEKARRNGAELDPLPALFIVVDEFSELLSQKPDFAELFVMIGRLGRSLHVHLLLASQRLEEGKLRGLDSHLSYRIGLKTFSAAESRAVLGVPDAYHLPSLPGSAFLKSDADDPVRFNASYVSGPYLPGVDEAGGGSGLGRRTLGGGALKLFTASPVAVDAVESTSDEPAAVRPSAEPQPLIRDGRTVTLLDMVVSRLVGHGRPAHEVWLPPLEASPAVNNLFPNDDWRSPDVVRGALVVPLGIEDRPYDQRRDTLYVDVSGAQGHVAIVGGPQSGKSTTVRSFIMATAATHSPAEAQFYCLDFGGGTLTGLAGLSHVGSVATRMEDDRARRTVAEMVALLRQREARFRDWGIESIRDFRRRKRAALAAGADDPVLEDEFGDVFLVVDGWSVIRGEYEMLEEQLTALAGQGLSYGIHLVLTASRWMEIRPAVKDLIGTRLELRLGDPADSEIDRKVAQLVPNGRPGRGLTPSALHMLIALPRLDGSSDPTTLQEGIVDSIAQVADAYGDLVAPDVRMLPERVDRAELAARAWEIHERKPTSVALGVNEAELAPIVLNFAAQPHLLVFGDTECGKTALMRTLLRGLVENSTPAQTKIVLVDYRRTLLGEVEGNHLAGYATQAGTTAQLLTDLAGVLESRQPGPDITPKELRDRTWWEGPEFYVVVDDYDMVAVASGNPITPILDYLAQARDVGLHLILARRAGGASRALYDPIIARMKDVSADGLVMSGSKEEGILLGTTKCAPRPPGQAMLVSRHHGEGLVQVAWSPPKDI
- the eccD gene encoding type VII secretion integral membrane protein EccD, whose product is MTDPLSSTADSTDSASGADVMATELTRISVLCGRRQIDVGVPSEASVAALLPELARLLLRNEFDEPAEVPPDLTEQWTLSRVGQRPLDDNLSLASAGVRDGDLLVLRTESTTEIPVIYDDVIEAIAGINAREFGSWSPRSARWMGAIAIAAATLAGTITVLPAASDPNRWGALAVAAVGAILFLVGAMVSVHRLGDRTVGALLTCASCTAAFAAGWLVVGSAHVALAFFLGFALAAVVAILSLRVTTGSPLAHMALISGATLAAVGALLQTLWGAELEKSTAIIAVTAMFAAFVGPRFTILLARLPIPTVPNVGEPLADDDSDPAINVEQGVAAIANLAMPQSQALEIRAKAANSYLAGLVLGSSVVAVAAATVTAYPYRGAHWQAFLLALLVSIGIASRGRLHRDVSAAGAMIGAGLAGAIGLGIMVILTGGWWAIVGYAGLLIVAAGAGYAGVIVANRDYTPPIRRAGEILEYVLITICVPLAAGIAGLFGLARGL
- the mycP gene encoding type VII secretion-associated serine protease mycosin, translating into MARPSLLRRGTAARLAAVAIVVGGSLGAPMATAITPPKVSGGPPGAGPVAPSEPTQQSVVCAEPATNGTDVTMPSPPFASLEIAKAWAFSRGAGQRVAVIDTGVTPQPRLRVVPGGDYVSAGDGTADCDGHGTAVAGLIAAKPSTNDAFAGVAPEATIIAIRQSSPSFREKNSSDGNKSGKTSNGYGNTTTMARAIVRAVELGATVINISQVACMSAGSAGQEGRDLGRALAWAYRRNVVVVVAAGNIGNSSGCKPQNPPPATSDPWTSVTTVATPAWYSDYSLAVASVESDGSVSQFSLAGPWVAVAAPGSDIVSLSSRRKGPEIINGEIAQGKFVPLQGTSYSAAYVSGLAALVRARYPKMTAGEVMDRIRRTAHGPGPRDTSIGYGIIDPVAALADEVPPSSMLAQPYATGKVAAPPPEPTKSWAPWIATGGALLGGIVLLLAVFTRTRPAHDRRKLVEGIDF
- the eccB gene encoding type VII secretion protein EccB; this encodes MAKRTTKPQVNGYRFLVRRLEHALVRRDVRMIQDPMSAQVKSLMVGAVFTVLIILVGLVMSFFKPQGSVGDAKILVSKTSGSLFAVVGDRVHPVLNLASARLATGSAEVPKSVKESLLDKYPRGPLIGIPGAPWSLDAHGAGSDSNWAVCDKTSNPNNESSGITVSVIVGGIGAGQRLGSSTAALVQVDGKAYLITNNTRAEVDTDSYAVVDALKLQGLKGRPVSRALLNAIPASRAIVAPTIADVGKPNRFSLPKSATIGSILESDAVTGKEMFALTKDGIEPITKLVASMIQVRYRSSVVPVRPADLAGVPRVRTLSVESYPKQAPRVIGNPVALCYDWTPAGIAVVSGADLPVPAGAKLMSVVAGKRTGAQADEVALPPGKGWAVRTTGSTSDSKRADSYFFISDTGVRYAVPDDQVATLNLPEPQRAPWAVVSLLPSGPMLSREAALVTHNDIASGER
- the eccE gene encoding type VII secretion protein EccE — protein: MRWGAKGRATDATPLVAGRTALAPAGTVLMHPDGQYRPPRPDTSPLTEHPQPLYKSVPLWTIVVAELLALGLFVLLTLTPLAWWANALITVVVAIALAMALATPRGGMPLGAHIQRRLAFVRRGRGEKSTQRPPFDVPTPDGGLIGLFWDGTELLSALRIATRPGELTRLSPGVGPERTLNVGTIARALHQFDIEVTSIDIITHGWQTRTSPYLARVYTELIGTLGAVAHQDVFLVMRLNPSHCPDAVVSRGGGPAGALRTAMSATRRLANRMAAESYHATALTAAEITALSSQLLDGMRLPNASETWGGVDWAGYRSTVYSLGPGLDVAALQDIWSHPGISVTTRTAVQNDGGSGMHAIDTLVRYGTTGPLSQPPVPELTLLEGYQLPALRSTLPLGRQHFPAAEGLGTVEDLDAIHLAVGGCGQLVGADEQGRAVAMNLFGPGVKRVEVWGGLTLAQQIVLRAGIIGARILIDTDRPEVWRTMVDAVAAPASLWVSSWRMPAQPGIPQYTLCLLDSDDAVEDPAIPTHIRVNRRPAASLSLQEGVDVAFHQNADDPTTVTVVSPGSRTNLRLVSTNEERQLFASQKVR
- a CDS encoding WXG100 family type VII secretion target, yielding MIHYNYAGIASVMAEATQQKTQLIQLVQDMTGIKNSTQSLWEDPESAEAFRAAYTKWLQGSEELQGVLGNIINAASQGSDNMNGTNKAIANTWV
- a CDS encoding WXG100 family type VII secretion target; translation: MAGTQIDIAGMQAAKSKAESVHGEMNGLLSRVRSTMEQSSGVWKGDAQAAFTVVSNEYNSAAQKMSTAMDEMIQKLQASLTKYGAQEDDTTAAVKSAGGGLNMNV
- a CDS encoding ESX secretion-associated protein EspG — encoded protein: MSVIAATDSLVLSVDELTVLCGVLGLQVLPTVLAVDLDATADEAAQLTARAALTERGILEADDDIDFALAEWLRALANPAWTIECRRIDPQQILRLCLVARGSARLLVVRQGETFTLTPQTLPRDGELVVAALVPHLGVGAPARIGEFRCPSDDLDRHMASARTAQEYAAAFAALGEDATLAGQLGTLLTTCTGQTEIVLYHSALTVPRVVAILDTPYGRIVSTALAEFGDPRRWTTIAPGSRERVRDALARLLIELPEGA